One window of the Leptospira broomii serovar Hurstbridge str. 5399 genome contains the following:
- a CDS encoding MotA/TolQ/ExbB proton channel family protein, with amino-acid sequence MSNGILGNGWDWVSIAIGILSIWNLATFIHVLTTLPKRRINLLKGFVSGTDPGVWEERVSAALFPLETKLSWIRHLAGIATMLGLLGTVLGISEAFSALQAAGTVSLDAFAGGIRLALVTTILGLAVAIPSLLGYQYLKHRLLDLERDTLSWTKIPPGEAK; translated from the coding sequence ATGAGTAACGGTATTTTAGGTAACGGTTGGGACTGGGTTTCTATTGCGATCGGAATTCTTTCAATCTGGAATTTAGCGACATTCATTCATGTTTTGACGACCTTACCCAAACGCAGAATTAATTTACTCAAAGGGTTCGTTTCCGGGACAGATCCCGGGGTCTGGGAAGAGCGAGTTTCTGCGGCGCTTTTTCCGCTTGAAACCAAGCTTTCTTGGATTCGCCACCTAGCGGGCATTGCAACTATGCTCGGCCTATTAGGAACGGTGCTCGGGATATCCGAAGCCTTTTCCGCGCTGCAAGCAGCGGGGACGGTGAGTCTGGATGCGTTTGCCGGCGGAATTCGATTGGCATTGGTCACTACGATTCTCGGGTTAGCGGTCGCTATCCCATCGTTATTAGGTTATCAATATTTAAAGCATCGCTTACTAGATCTGGAAAGAGACACGCTCTCATGGACAAAAATTCCGCCCGGAGAAGCGAAATGA
- a CDS encoding ubiquinone/menaquinone biosynthesis methyltransferase: MPTTEAKAQFVKQNFDAIAAKYDRFNDWNSFFLHRIWKNQLVKEIEELAGQKIRVLDLCCGTGDISVRLERSLQVDKLLSIDFSEGMLDVARHRLAGPIQKGRVQVQLGDATNLSSIQSASLDAVSVGFGLRNVDNLDKAISEIYRILKPGGIFANLDVGKVKHPLVRWLANFYFFRIVPLLGYLLWGGKNEMFNYLPVSSLTYPDQNSLKELFQKHGFKDVRYKNFVFGNAVLHTGKK; this comes from the coding sequence ATGCCGACCACCGAAGCCAAAGCGCAGTTCGTTAAGCAGAATTTCGACGCTATCGCGGCCAAATATGATCGCTTCAACGATTGGAATAGCTTTTTCCTACATCGAATTTGGAAGAATCAACTCGTAAAGGAAATCGAGGAACTGGCTGGGCAGAAGATTCGAGTATTAGACTTATGTTGCGGAACCGGGGACATCTCGGTAAGACTAGAAAGGTCACTGCAAGTCGACAAATTACTTTCTATAGACTTTTCGGAAGGAATGCTCGATGTTGCACGGCATAGATTGGCTGGCCCAATACAGAAAGGTCGGGTCCAAGTTCAGCTCGGCGATGCGACAAACCTTTCCTCCATTCAGTCCGCTAGCCTAGACGCGGTGAGCGTCGGGTTCGGCCTGCGAAACGTGGATAATTTAGATAAAGCGATCTCGGAAATCTATAGAATCTTAAAACCCGGAGGAATATTTGCAAACCTTGATGTCGGTAAAGTTAAGCATCCGCTAGTCCGATGGTTGGCGAATTTCTATTTTTTTCGAATCGTTCCACTTCTTGGGTATCTCCTTTGGGGAGGGAAAAACGAAATGTTCAATTATTTACCGGTGTCTTCGTTAACCTACCCCGATCAGAATTCTCTGAAAGAATTATTCCAAAAGCACGGATTTAAAGATGTCCGGTATAAAAACTTCGTTTTTGGAAATGCGGTTTTGCATACCGGCAAAAAATAA
- a CDS encoding LruC domain-containing protein, translated as MKKIILLALMAGLILNCNNGKKKGLLLPFLSLLNTQTGSTGSTGIAGNSGSAGVVFAPGDGSGNPVNLPSNNSTPTSSSGTGTGTTGNSSSTPSTSSGTGATNSGNPSGSSSSSDGSGNTNISNNSSSDGSGSFSSNTGPSDNSSSNGNSGNHSNSGNHSSNGGTENNSGFANNPSSDDRSGNNGGSTNTSGSGNSGGDKGSGTPTVAVVVVDDPKGSSHFNFNTTQTIPLNLTVVDKETKPVSGATVLVYDETSNLLFQGISDSSGKVTGSLTVPTSVGSITIDISIGGESISQYVSLEQRLGITRTIRYAITLPSNKVADSDGDGVPDNTDIYPDDRSRSTELLYPAEGVYTLAFEDLYPSPGDADLNDYVVQFRNEEDLDATGKIVRLRGKYQHVARGAGYTHKLLLKLPVNVGATVTYKRTDGNENNKLAHTTATLTAAQLNQGYELLPDSGKTLNGQNANPGEVFKQGHVATIEIIFNTPVTRAQLGAFPYDLFAHVVNSKQDIHFPGLYKNADGSDAYMDSTGFPWAILIPGAWKYPYEKQDIRKASQTGYGDFYLWVESKGTNYKTWYNHITNESKVFPVPDSPNFLGYLFLSVKKFAAFYAIALLGIGGIGLYILRRKQSIVI; from the coding sequence ATGAAAAAAATCATACTACTGGCCCTAATGGCCGGACTGATTCTAAATTGCAATAACGGCAAAAAAAAAGGCCTTTTGCTTCCATTCCTTTCCCTTCTAAACACCCAAACAGGAAGTACCGGTAGTACTGGAATTGCCGGCAATTCTGGAAGTGCCGGAGTGGTATTTGCACCTGGCGACGGTTCCGGAAATCCCGTTAACCTACCTAGCAACAATTCTACCCCGACATCTTCTTCGGGCACAGGAACCGGAACGACCGGCAATTCAAGTTCGACTCCGTCAACTTCGTCCGGAACCGGAGCGACAAACTCGGGAAACCCGAGCGGGAGTTCCTCTTCCTCCGATGGGTCCGGTAATACGAATATTTCCAATAATTCTTCTTCGGATGGAAGCGGATCTTTTAGTTCTAATACCGGTCCTTCCGATAATTCTTCCTCAAACGGAAACTCAGGGAATCATTCCAATTCCGGCAATCATTCATCGAACGGAGGCACCGAGAACAATTCCGGTTTCGCTAATAATCCTTCGTCGGATGACAGGTCCGGAAATAACGGAGGCTCAACCAATACTTCTGGTTCGGGGAATTCAGGCGGAGATAAAGGATCCGGAACTCCGACCGTGGCAGTCGTAGTCGTAGATGATCCGAAAGGAAGCTCACATTTCAATTTTAATACGACTCAAACGATTCCTCTTAACTTAACGGTCGTGGATAAGGAAACAAAGCCTGTCAGCGGGGCTACGGTTCTTGTCTATGACGAGACGAGTAATCTTCTTTTCCAAGGGATTTCCGATTCTTCCGGTAAGGTAACCGGATCGTTAACCGTTCCGACGTCCGTGGGAAGTATTACGATCGATATTTCCATCGGAGGAGAGTCCATTTCTCAGTACGTCAGTCTGGAGCAACGTTTAGGAATTACTAGAACGATTCGTTACGCGATTACTCTGCCTTCTAATAAGGTTGCAGATTCCGACGGAGACGGGGTCCCGGACAACACGGATATTTATCCGGATGATCGGTCTCGTTCCACGGAACTTTTATATCCTGCCGAGGGAGTTTATACGCTTGCATTCGAAGATCTTTATCCTTCTCCCGGTGATGCCGATCTGAACGACTATGTCGTGCAATTCAGAAACGAAGAGGACTTGGATGCGACGGGTAAAATCGTGCGGCTTCGCGGAAAATACCAGCATGTCGCGAGAGGAGCAGGGTACACGCATAAACTTTTACTCAAGCTACCCGTTAACGTAGGCGCAACCGTTACGTATAAACGAACTGACGGTAACGAGAATAATAAGCTGGCTCATACAACCGCAACCCTTACGGCCGCACAATTAAATCAGGGATACGAGCTTTTACCGGACTCGGGCAAAACTCTGAACGGCCAAAACGCAAATCCGGGAGAAGTCTTCAAGCAAGGTCATGTGGCCACCATCGAGATCATCTTCAACACCCCGGTAACAAGAGCTCAGCTGGGTGCGTTCCCTTACGATTTATTCGCGCATGTAGTCAATTCGAAGCAGGATATTCATTTTCCCGGACTTTATAAAAACGCAGACGGATCGGACGCATATATGGACTCTACGGGATTTCCCTGGGCAATCCTTATACCGGGAGCCTGGAAATATCCGTACGAAAAGCAGGATATACGAAAAGCCTCACAAACCGGTTATGGAGACTTCTACCTTTGGGTAGAGTCAAAAGGAACTAATTACAAGACTTGGTATAATCATATCACGAATGAAAGTAAGGTCTTCCCCGTTCCGGATTCCCCGAACTTTTTAGGTTACCTATTTTTATCGGTAAAGAAATTCGCGGCATTCTACGCGATCGCCCTCTTAGGAATCGGAGGAATCGGACTGTATATCTTGAGAAGGAAACAATCCATCGTTATCTAA
- a CDS encoding PrsW family glutamic-type intramembrane protease, giving the protein MPFFMGRTEIWLELTKPITALLAAWFYWGFYKKTYYSGQGNLATVTAVFSGMVATGISLVWEVQVFDFFPELSQFSRAIFSGALPEESSKALIALWYFRRVGRTLSLADGLYFGLTVGASFGCIENIFYSFQLEFWPSLLRAGTSLPLHAFSGGILGFFLLRNYQIRKATFSSFETWLAFLGVILLHGIYNGLVAAGGNGILFVPILLGLSFIVLEYLVVQAQVTFPFELMQTENLFLDDYSMIQKYSRYDSWLRKTQTGEPITEIPLFRSLSAGRTLVAIFLFGMPIFCLNFYLFSPQLIPYYLVSIDFQQFIALFMEYPTWLGILFLLRGFLNPSFFQERILKVPLFLSVTLGTREEEEPTLAYSLSIRGFYSPVTKEPILGKETEASFYIAGKSFVGIRAVPVWKNFRHEDPNHENGALYRFPNIPWTLIIWRWTVRIRQQIRNSFDVLHGIKFRRN; this is encoded by the coding sequence ATGCCTTTTTTTATGGGTCGAACGGAAATCTGGTTGGAGTTAACAAAGCCGATTACGGCTTTGTTGGCCGCCTGGTTTTACTGGGGCTTCTATAAAAAGACGTACTACTCGGGACAAGGCAATCTTGCAACCGTGACGGCCGTTTTCTCCGGAATGGTCGCTACCGGAATTTCTCTAGTTTGGGAAGTTCAAGTTTTTGATTTCTTTCCCGAACTTTCCCAATTTTCCCGGGCGATCTTTAGCGGAGCTCTCCCTGAAGAAAGTTCCAAGGCTCTTATTGCACTTTGGTATTTTCGGCGAGTCGGAAGAACTTTAAGCCTCGCTGACGGACTTTATTTCGGACTAACCGTAGGAGCATCGTTCGGTTGTATCGAAAACATTTTTTATTCTTTTCAATTGGAATTTTGGCCTAGCCTCTTGCGAGCCGGAACTTCGTTGCCCTTGCACGCTTTTTCGGGAGGAATTTTAGGCTTCTTTTTGCTTAGAAATTATCAAATCCGAAAAGCCACTTTCTCAAGTTTCGAAACCTGGCTAGCCTTCTTAGGAGTTATCTTACTCCACGGGATTTATAACGGATTAGTCGCAGCCGGGGGAAACGGGATTCTATTCGTTCCCATTCTATTAGGATTATCTTTTATAGTTTTGGAATATCTAGTCGTTCAAGCGCAAGTAACATTTCCGTTCGAGTTGATGCAGACTGAGAATTTATTTTTGGACGATTATTCTATGATCCAGAAATACAGCCGATATGATTCATGGTTACGCAAGACTCAGACAGGAGAGCCGATTACCGAAATTCCTCTATTTCGATCCCTTTCGGCGGGAAGAACATTAGTCGCAATTTTCTTATTTGGGATGCCTATATTCTGTTTAAATTTTTATCTTTTTTCGCCCCAACTCATTCCGTACTACCTGGTAAGTATCGATTTCCAACAATTTATCGCGCTTTTTATGGAGTACCCGACCTGGTTAGGTATTTTGTTTCTTTTACGGGGTTTTTTAAATCCGTCCTTCTTTCAAGAGAGAATCTTAAAAGTACCGTTATTCCTATCTGTCACTTTGGGAACTCGCGAAGAAGAGGAACCTACTCTTGCCTATTCTCTTTCTATAAGAGGTTTTTATTCTCCGGTAACAAAGGAACCGATTTTGGGTAAAGAGACCGAGGCGTCTTTTTATATTGCCGGAAAAAGCTTTGTCGGAATTAGAGCGGTTCCGGTTTGGAAGAACTTCAGACATGAAGATCCAAATCATGAAAACGGAGCATTATATCGATTCCCGAATATACCTTGGACTCTAATTATTTGGCGCTGGACCGTTCGAATTCGGCAGCAGATCCGGAATTCATTTGATGTGTTACATGGAATCAAGTTCCGACGAAACTAG